In Marinitoga sp. 38H-ov, a genomic segment contains:
- a CDS encoding cupin domain-containing protein, translated as MELIKYDSLDRIPNINFDGRKLFSSKKIELVLISLEPGEFVKKHSTPFDAIFFISKGKGIVEFENEDLSVNENDMVFCDKNLEHGLINNSNDKFNVLVIKILE; from the coding sequence ATGGAATTAATTAAATATGATTCTTTGGATAGAATACCAAATATAAATTTTGATGGTAGAAAATTATTTTCATCAAAAAAAATCGAACTGGTATTAATTAGTTTGGAACCAGGGGAATTTGTGAAAAAACATTCTACGCCATTTGATGCAATATTTTTTATTTCAAAGGGAAAAGGTATAGTTGAATTTGAAAATGAAGATCTATCCGTAAATGAAAATGATATGGTATTTTGTGATAAAAATTTAGAACATGGTTTAATAAATAATTCTAATGATAAGTTTAATGTTTTAGTTATAAAAATATTAGAATAG
- a CDS encoding 3'-5' exonuclease: protein MIELLKNNEFCVLDTETTGLNPQNGDRIIEIAIYDIITEKNDYYVKGKFVTYVNPEREIPYFITKMTGITDFHVLGAPRFFEIADNLLKFLNNKILVIQNVGFDMKFLNNELRLCGYDSLKNKTVDTVLLSRKIFRTERRHNLDSIAERLNIRKKVNRHSAEGDVIITTEAFVKMRNIIINS from the coding sequence ATGATTGAATTATTAAAAAATAACGAATTTTGTGTTTTGGATACCGAAACAACAGGACTTAATCCTCAAAATGGGGATAGAATTATAGAAATAGCTATTTATGATATTATAACTGAAAAAAATGATTATTATGTTAAAGGGAAATTTGTCACATATGTTAATCCTGAAAGAGAAATACCTTATTTTATTACTAAAATGACAGGAATAACTGATTTTCATGTATTAGGGGCTCCACGTTTTTTTGAAATAGCAGACAATTTATTAAAATTTTTAAACAATAAAATTCTTGTGATACAAAATGTGGGGTTTGATATGAAGTTTTTAAATAATGAATTAAGGTTATGTGGATATGATTCATTAAAAAACAAAACAGTTGATACTGTATTATTATCTAGAAAAATTTTCAGAACTGAAAGAAGGCATAATCTAGATTCAATTGCTGAAAGACTAAATATAAGAAAGAAAGTTAATAGGCATTCTGCTGAAGGTGATGTTATAATTACAACTGAGGCTTTTGTTAAAATGAGAAATATAATAATAAACAGCTGA
- the ispG gene encoding flavodoxin-dependent (E)-4-hydroxy-3-methylbut-2-enyl-diphosphate synthase has translation MFSKKVVYVGEVPIGGNNPLSIQSMTNTDTLDTERTIKQIINLSNAGADIVRVSVRTLDDIPSFKEICKNSTVPIVADIHFDYRVAIEAIKSGAAKVRINPGNIGESWKVKEVVKAAKEYNIPIRVGANSGSIKKEFENNSMVRYQALAESALQEVRIIEALGFEDIVISIKSSDAKENFLANKYISEKVPYPLHIGITEAGIYEDALILSSAGLGTLLLNNIGDTMRISIAGDPIQEVIVAKKLLTLLGFKKGSRIIACPTCARTEINVEELAKKVKEWTKGIDKDINIAVMGCVVNGPGESKHADIGIAGTKTGGAIFINGKIIKTVPKNMLEITFKEYIKNIINS, from the coding sequence ATGTTTTCTAAAAAAGTTGTATATGTAGGAGAGGTTCCAATAGGTGGAAATAATCCATTGTCTATACAAAGTATGACAAATACTGATACTTTAGATACAGAAAGAACAATAAAACAAATTATTAATCTTTCAAATGCAGGCGCCGATATAGTTAGAGTATCAGTAAGAACATTAGACGATATACCTTCGTTTAAAGAAATATGTAAAAATTCTACTGTTCCAATAGTTGCTGATATCCATTTTGATTACAGAGTTGCTATTGAAGCAATAAAATCCGGAGCTGCAAAGGTCAGAATTAATCCAGGAAATATCGGAGAATCATGGAAAGTAAAAGAAGTAGTTAAAGCAGCAAAAGAATACAATATTCCTATACGTGTTGGTGCAAATTCTGGATCAATAAAAAAAGAATTTGAAAACAACAGTATGGTGAGATATCAAGCTTTAGCAGAAAGCGCACTTCAAGAAGTAAGAATAATTGAGGCATTAGGTTTTGAAGATATCGTTATATCAATAAAATCTTCTGATGCAAAAGAAAATTTTCTTGCAAATAAATACATTTCAGAAAAAGTGCCATATCCATTACATATTGGAATTACCGAAGCAGGTATATACGAAGATGCTTTGATATTATCTTCAGCAGGATTAGGAACATTGTTGTTAAACAACATAGGAGATACTATGAGAATTTCAATAGCTGGCGACCCTATTCAAGAAGTGATTGTCGCAAAAAAATTATTAACTTTATTAGGCTTTAAAAAAGGATCCAGAATTATTGCATGTCCAACTTGTGCAAGAACAGAAATAAATGTTGAAGAGTTAGCTAAAAAAGTAAAAGAATGGACCAAAGGAATAGACAAAGATATTAATATTGCTGTAATGGGCTGTGTAGTAAACGGCCCTGGAGAATCAAAACATGCAGATATAGGGATTGCAGGAACTAAAACAGGTGGTGCAATATTTATTAATGGAAAAATAATAAAAACTGTTCCAAAAAATATGTTAGAAATAACTTTTAAAGAATATATTAAAAATATAATAAACAGCTGA